From one Pontibacillus sp. HMF3514 genomic stretch:
- a CDS encoding PhoH family protein has translation MKKFYVLDTNVLLQDPRSIYTFENHEVVIPAVVLEEVDSKKRNMDEIGRNAREVSRIMDKLRVQGKLHEGVRLESGGILRVELNHKSFSKLEEVFLERTNDNRILAVALNLHLEESNKKAGREVILVSKDMLMRIKADSLGLIAEDFLSERAVHEDSIYNGFKELYVNEDEINLFFQTGELDLQQLLMDSLKSNEFIILKNRTNPSHSAIGMVRHKDGLLQKCRFQNEQAWGIRPRNAQQVMALELLLRKDIPLVTMVGKAGTGKTLLALAAGLMQIEDFGLYKKLLVARPVVPMGKDLGYLPGEKEEKLRPWMQPIYDNLEYLFDVKKPGELDDILSGIGSIQVEALTYIRGRSIPDQLILIDEAQNLTKHEVKTILTRIGEGSKIVLLGDPHQIDHPYLDEFNNGLIHVVEKFKDQKLSGHIKLVKGERSPLAQLAADFL, from the coding sequence ATGAAAAAATTTTATGTGCTGGATACAAACGTATTATTACAAGATCCGAGGTCGATCTATACGTTTGAAAATCATGAAGTTGTAATCCCCGCAGTTGTTCTGGAAGAAGTGGATTCGAAAAAAAGAAATATGGATGAAATCGGACGTAATGCAAGAGAAGTTTCAAGGATCATGGATAAGCTTAGAGTTCAAGGAAAGCTCCATGAAGGGGTAAGGTTAGAAAGTGGTGGAATCCTTCGTGTTGAATTGAATCACAAGTCTTTCTCTAAGCTTGAAGAAGTTTTTTTGGAACGCACGAATGACAACAGGATTTTAGCAGTCGCATTAAATTTGCATCTTGAAGAATCAAATAAGAAAGCGGGCAGGGAAGTAATTCTAGTATCAAAAGATATGCTAATGCGTATTAAGGCAGATTCACTTGGCTTAATTGCTGAAGATTTTTTAAGCGAAAGGGCTGTACACGAAGATTCCATTTATAACGGCTTTAAAGAGTTATATGTAAATGAGGATGAAATCAATTTATTTTTTCAAACAGGTGAATTGGATTTACAACAACTTCTTATGGACTCATTAAAATCAAATGAATTTATTATCTTAAAAAATAGAACAAATCCGTCTCATTCAGCTATTGGAATGGTTCGACATAAAGATGGGCTATTGCAGAAATGTCGCTTTCAAAACGAACAAGCTTGGGGGATACGTCCTCGGAATGCACAACAGGTAATGGCGTTAGAGCTCCTATTACGAAAAGATATTCCTTTAGTCACAATGGTAGGTAAAGCAGGTACAGGGAAAACGTTGTTAGCATTAGCAGCAGGACTTATGCAGATAGAAGATTTTGGGTTATACAAAAAGTTACTTGTGGCACGACCCGTTGTTCCAATGGGGAAAGATTTAGGCTACTTACCTGGTGAGAAAGAAGAAAAATTACGTCCATGGATGCAGCCAATATATGATAATCTTGAGTATTTATTTGATGTAAAGAAACCAGGGGAGTTAGATGATATTTTGTCCGGAATAGGATCAATCCAGGTTGAAGCTCTCACGTACATAAGAGGGAGGAGCATCCCGGATCAGTTAATCTTAATTGATGAAGCTCAGAATTTAACGAAGCATGAAGTGAAAACTATTCTAACCCGTATTGGAGAAGGAAGTAAAATTGTCCTTTTAGGAGATCCGCATCAGATTGATCACCCTTATCTAGACGAATTCAACAATGGACTCATACACGTAGTTGAAAAGTTCAAAGATCAGAAATTGAGTGGACATATAAAGCTTGTAAAAGGAGAGCGTTCACCATTAGCGCAGCTAGCTGCAGATTTTTTATAA
- a CDS encoding inositol monophosphatase family protein, translating into MTDANIQNIYDQAKRWVLEAGERLRTKMHQPLVIETKSDANDLVTEMDQETERFFAEHIRTTFPKHRVLGEEGFGDEVSDLDGTVWIVDPIDGTMNFVHQKQNFAISVGIYQDGVGVIGLIYDVMADCLYHAIKDQGAYKNDEKLDKLKEVQLDSSILCLNSFWAIENRRVHEAGTQALVRKVRGTRSYGSAALEFAYVAEGSIDAYITMRLAPWDIAAGVILVNEVGGVTTQADGSALDMVGKNSIITGNPSIHSEIIDDYIKLK; encoded by the coding sequence ATGACTGATGCAAATATACAAAACATATATGACCAAGCAAAAAGATGGGTTCTAGAAGCAGGAGAGCGATTGCGAACGAAAATGCATCAACCTCTTGTAATAGAAACAAAATCGGATGCTAATGACCTTGTAACAGAAATGGACCAGGAAACAGAACGATTTTTTGCTGAACATATTCGAACTACATTTCCTAAGCACCGTGTTTTAGGAGAAGAGGGTTTTGGAGATGAAGTGAGTGATCTAGATGGGACTGTATGGATTGTCGATCCCATTGATGGCACTATGAATTTTGTCCACCAAAAACAAAACTTTGCTATCTCCGTAGGAATTTATCAGGACGGCGTGGGTGTTATTGGGTTAATATATGATGTTATGGCTGATTGTCTTTATCATGCTATTAAGGATCAAGGTGCTTATAAAAATGATGAAAAGTTAGACAAATTAAAAGAGGTACAACTTGATAGCTCCATCCTTTGTTTAAATAGCTTCTGGGCTATTGAAAATAGGCGTGTTCATGAAGCTGGGACGCAAGCATTGGTAAGAAAAGTTCGTGGTACAAGATCGTATGGCTCAGCTGCACTTGAATTTGCGTATGTCGCAGAAGGGAGTATTGATGCTTATATCACCATGCGTCTTGCTCCTTGGGATATTGCAGCAGGAGTAATCCTTGTGAATGAAGTAGGCGGCGTAACTACCCAGGCTGACGGAAGTGCTTTAGACATGGTAGGTAAAAATTCTATAATTACCGGTAATCCATCTATCCATAGCGAAATTATCGATGATTATATTAAATTGAAGTAA
- the typA gene encoding translational GTPase TypA: protein MNVRQDLRNIAIIAHVDHGKTTLVDQMLHHSGTFRDNEHVDDRAMDSNDLEKERGITILAKNTAISYNDTHINILDTPGHADFGGEVERIMKMVDGVLLVVDAYEGCMPQTRFVLKKALEQKLTPVVVLNKIDRPNARPEEVVDEVLDLFIELGADDDQCEFPVVYASALQGTSGHEPEEQNETMDPIFTTILDHIPGPIDNAEDPLQFQITLLDYNEYVGRIGIGRVFRGSISVGQQVALMKKDGSVQNFRISKLFGFIGLKRIEIQEAKAGDIVAIAGMEGINVGETVTPVDHQEALPIPRIDEPTLQMTFLVNNSPFAGKEGKFITARKIEERLLTQLETDVSLRVEETESPDKWIVSGRGELHLSILIENMRREGFELQLSKPQVIIKEIDGVKCEPVERVQIDVPEDYQGTVMESLGYRKGEMVDMMNDGNGQVRLEFKVPSRGLIGYATEFMSQTRGYGIINHTFDGYEPVVEGTVGGRRRGVLVALENGKASTYGIMQLEDRGTIFVEPTTEVYAGMIVGEHNRENDLTVNITKEKHLTNVRSATKDQTNTIKGTRKMTLEEAIQYLDDDEFCEVTPENVRLRKQILNKSERERADKKKNK, encoded by the coding sequence ATGAACGTTAGACAGGATCTTCGAAACATTGCCATCATCGCTCACGTTGACCACGGCAAAACAACTCTAGTAGACCAGATGCTTCACCATTCTGGTACATTCCGTGACAACGAGCATGTTGATGACCGCGCAATGGACTCCAACGACCTCGAAAAAGAACGAGGTATTACGATTTTAGCGAAAAACACAGCAATCTCGTACAACGACACACACATCAACATTCTTGACACACCAGGTCACGCCGACTTCGGTGGTGAAGTTGAGCGTATTATGAAAATGGTTGATGGTGTTTTGCTTGTAGTAGATGCATATGAAGGCTGTATGCCACAAACACGCTTTGTGCTTAAGAAAGCTTTAGAGCAAAAATTAACACCTGTTGTTGTGCTAAACAAAATTGACCGTCCGAATGCCCGTCCAGAAGAAGTGGTAGACGAAGTATTGGACTTATTCATTGAACTAGGAGCGGACGATGACCAGTGCGAATTCCCTGTTGTCTATGCATCCGCCCTTCAAGGTACTTCCGGTCATGAACCTGAAGAACAAAATGAAACAATGGATCCAATCTTCACAACAATTCTTGACCATATCCCTGGCCCTATTGATAACGCTGAAGACCCGCTTCAATTCCAAATCACTCTACTTGATTACAACGAATATGTTGGACGTATTGGTATTGGACGTGTGTTTAGAGGCTCAATTAGCGTCGGACAACAAGTAGCCCTTATGAAGAAAGATGGTTCCGTACAAAACTTTAGAATTTCGAAGTTATTCGGATTTATCGGTCTTAAACGTATTGAAATTCAAGAAGCTAAAGCTGGAGACATTGTAGCAATAGCTGGTATGGAAGGCATTAACGTTGGTGAAACAGTTACACCTGTTGATCATCAAGAAGCTCTTCCTATCCCACGTATTGATGAGCCAACACTTCAGATGACATTCCTTGTTAATAACAGTCCTTTTGCTGGTAAAGAAGGTAAATTCATCACAGCACGTAAAATTGAAGAACGTTTATTAACTCAGCTTGAAACGGATGTAAGTTTACGTGTTGAAGAGACTGAGTCTCCAGATAAATGGATCGTAAGTGGACGCGGAGAGCTTCACCTTTCTATCTTGATTGAAAACATGCGCCGTGAAGGTTTTGAACTTCAGCTTTCTAAGCCGCAAGTTATCATTAAAGAGATCGATGGCGTGAAGTGTGAACCAGTTGAGCGCGTTCAAATCGACGTTCCAGAGGATTATCAAGGTACAGTTATGGAATCCCTTGGTTATCGTAAAGGTGAAATGGTCGACATGATGAACGATGGTAATGGCCAAGTTCGTTTAGAATTCAAAGTACCTTCCCGCGGCCTAATTGGTTATGCGACAGAGTTCATGTCTCAAACCCGTGGTTACGGTATCATCAACCACACATTCGATGGTTATGAGCCTGTTGTTGAAGGTACTGTAGGTGGCCGACGTCGTGGTGTACTTGTGGCACTTGAGAATGGTAAAGCTTCCACTTATGGAATCATGCAATTAGAAGATCGCGGAACAATCTTCGTAGAGCCAACCACAGAAGTTTACGCAGGCATGATTGTTGGTGAGCACAACCGTGAAAATGACTTAACTGTTAACATCACAAAAGAAAAACACCTAACAAACGTCCGTTCTGCTACGAAAGATCAGACAAACACAATCAAAGGTACACGTAAGATGACGCTTGAAGAAGCGATTCAGTACCTTGATGATGACGAGTTCTGTGAAGTAACACCAGAAAACGTTCGCCTACGTAAGCAAATCCTTAACAAGAGCGAACGCGAGAGAGCTGACAAGAAGAAAAATAAATAA
- a CDS encoding YhcN/YlaJ family sporulation lipoprotein, translated as MRLFILAIVLTGLVACQNQEEEALPEQENKSPTIEVKDSDPVPKDKNMRGNKRAKHLASVAREVPDVNRATAVIAGPYVVVGIDVDKDLDRSRVGSIKYSVAEALKKDPYGKNAVVIADADGFERIKAMGRKMRQGYPIQGITDELAAIVGRYMPEVPVRENRPSEGDQNKKTIPEQQEQDLDQMQNDQSNNYKNNRP; from the coding sequence ATGCGACTTTTCATCCTAGCAATTGTTTTAACAGGGCTTGTGGCTTGTCAAAACCAAGAGGAAGAGGCCCTTCCAGAACAAGAAAATAAATCCCCTACTATTGAAGTGAAAGATTCTGATCCTGTTCCGAAAGATAAAAATATGCGTGGGAATAAAAGAGCAAAACACTTAGCTTCTGTGGCTCGAGAAGTTCCAGATGTAAATCGTGCCACTGCTGTTATTGCAGGACCTTATGTCGTAGTAGGTATTGATGTGGATAAAGACCTTGATCGTTCCCGGGTAGGTTCAATTAAATACTCAGTTGCGGAAGCATTAAAAAAAGACCCTTATGGGAAAAACGCTGTAGTCATTGCTGATGCAGATGGATTTGAGCGAATTAAAGCTATGGGACGAAAAATGCGCCAAGGTTATCCTATCCAGGGCATTACAGATGAACTAGCTGCTATCGTAGGACGCTACATGCCAGAAGTTCCTGTTCGAGAAAACAGACCTTCTGAAGGAGATCAAAATAAAAAGACGATTCCTGAGCAACAAGAACAAGACTTAGATCAAATGCAGAACGACCAGTCTAACAATTATAAAAATAACAGACCTTAA
- a CDS encoding FtsW/RodA/SpoVE family cell cycle protein encodes MKKIWKDYDFTLMFTPLILTAFGVVMIYSASMVYAVVKWGYASDHYLFQQLKWVFLGSLVFLFTMAVPYQKYQKWMKLIVMFVFFSLIGVLVFGKNVGNAKSWFDLGVFSYQPSEVAKLGLIMYLSSVFAKKQNYIGDFAKAVLPPLAVTIGVLGLIGMQPDIGTAAIVFMIASVVILSSGIRFKHIFLLSVLTALITIIMVPGMKTEERSERFTGAYQPFQLPEDEGYHLIQSFIAIGTGGLSGEGLGNSVQKLGYLLEPHTDFIMAIVAEELGLFGVLFVIGSLSIIVLRGLFIARKCHDAFGSLLAIGISSMIGIQAFINMGAISGILPVTGVPLPFVSYGGSSLLVLFASVGILNNIAKQVKAQDNTSYTTTQPTQQPTTQRTSQQSFKGGRRQWVR; translated from the coding sequence ATGAAGAAAATTTGGAAAGACTATGACTTTACATTGATGTTTACACCACTGATTTTAACTGCATTTGGCGTTGTGATGATTTATAGTGCTTCCATGGTCTATGCTGTAGTGAAATGGGGATATGCAAGTGACCATTACTTATTTCAACAATTAAAATGGGTGTTTTTAGGCTCACTAGTATTCCTTTTTACGATGGCTGTTCCTTATCAAAAATACCAAAAATGGATGAAGCTTATCGTAATGTTTGTATTTTTCTCTTTAATAGGGGTTTTAGTTTTTGGTAAAAACGTTGGTAACGCAAAATCCTGGTTTGACTTAGGAGTGTTTAGTTATCAGCCGTCTGAGGTGGCTAAACTTGGATTAATCATGTATTTATCCTCTGTCTTTGCAAAAAAGCAAAATTATATAGGGGACTTTGCAAAAGCTGTATTACCACCACTAGCTGTTACCATTGGAGTGCTCGGGCTCATAGGTATGCAGCCTGATATTGGAACAGCAGCAATCGTGTTTATGATTGCAAGTGTGGTTATACTTAGTTCAGGAATCCGATTTAAACATATCTTTCTCTTGAGTGTTTTAACAGCGCTCATCACGATCATTATGGTGCCTGGCATGAAAACGGAAGAACGTTCTGAACGTTTTACGGGGGCTTATCAGCCATTCCAATTACCTGAGGATGAAGGATATCACCTTATTCAATCCTTTATTGCAATTGGGACAGGCGGTTTGAGTGGGGAAGGTTTAGGAAATAGTGTGCAAAAACTAGGGTACTTACTTGAACCACATACTGACTTTATTATGGCCATTGTGGCAGAGGAGCTAGGGCTCTTCGGTGTTCTTTTTGTAATCGGCTCTCTCTCAATTATTGTTTTACGGGGGCTGTTTATTGCTAGGAAGTGTCATGATGCTTTCGGCAGTCTCTTGGCAATTGGGATATCATCGATGATTGGTATTCAAGCATTTATTAATATGGGTGCCATTAGCGGTATCTTGCCAGTCACGGGTGTACCATTACCTTTTGTAAGTTATGGGGGTTCATCTCTATTAGTTCTATTTGCATCAGTAGGGATTTTAAACAATATAGCTAAACAAGTAAAAGCGCAAGACAACACAAGTTATACGACTACGCAACCTACACAGCAACCAACAACGCAGAGAACTAGTCAACAGAGTTTTAAAGGAGGAAGACGACAATGGGTGAGATAA
- a CDS encoding nitronate monooxygenase family protein, with product MSYQTRVTDLLGIQYPIIQGGLAYLAYADLAAAVSNAGGLGQITAMSLDSPEKLREEIHKVKKLTNQPFGVNYAIGQHGRPFEDMVQVAIDEEVPVISVTGGNPKPVLDMVKDYPIKTLILVAAKRQAVKAEELGADAVMVVGQEGGGHLGRGDIGTFVLTPQVVDAVDIPVISSGGIGDGRGFMAALALGAEGIEMGTRFIATKECKHAHEAYQQALLQGDEQSTVVIKRSLGTPARAIKNPWTDKILELEKDAPGYDVLKSYISGQANKRYIYEGQDEQGFGWAGQILGRINDIPSVAELFNRMIQEADDIRNKWST from the coding sequence TCAAACACGTGTAACAGATCTATTAGGAATTCAATATCCCATTATACAGGGAGGCTTAGCGTACTTAGCTTATGCAGATCTCGCAGCAGCTGTTTCTAACGCTGGTGGCTTAGGTCAAATAACGGCAATGAGTTTAGATAGTCCAGAAAAGCTACGTGAAGAAATACATAAAGTAAAAAAACTCACAAATCAACCTTTTGGTGTAAACTATGCTATTGGCCAGCATGGGAGACCATTTGAGGATATGGTACAAGTGGCGATTGACGAAGAGGTTCCGGTTATTTCCGTAACAGGTGGGAATCCGAAGCCAGTTCTAGATATGGTAAAAGACTATCCAATAAAAACCTTAATCCTTGTTGCTGCCAAGAGACAAGCAGTAAAAGCAGAAGAACTTGGTGCTGACGCAGTTATGGTTGTTGGACAAGAGGGTGGAGGACATCTTGGACGTGGAGATATTGGCACTTTTGTTTTAACGCCACAAGTTGTAGATGCTGTTGATATTCCTGTTATTTCTTCAGGTGGAATAGGAGATGGGCGAGGTTTTATGGCTGCACTAGCTCTTGGTGCTGAAGGAATAGAGATGGGGACGAGGTTTATTGCGACAAAAGAGTGTAAGCATGCCCATGAAGCTTATCAACAAGCGTTATTACAAGGTGATGAGCAATCTACTGTAGTCATTAAACGATCCCTAGGAACACCTGCTAGAGCGATTAAAAACCCATGGACGGATAAAATTCTTGAATTAGAAAAAGACGCTCCTGGTTATGACGTGTTAAAATCGTATATCAGCGGGCAAGCAAACAAACGCTATATTTATGAAGGACAGGATGAGCAAGGTTTTGGCTGGGCAGGTCAGATTTTAGGTCGAATCAACGATATCCCGTCCGTAGCTGAACTATTTAACCGGATGATTCAAGAAGCGGATGATATTCGGAACAAATGGTCAACGTGA
- a CDS encoding YlaI family protein, translating into MRVKCVICDTAQNIDSNSLQAKRMRNRRIHTFMCTSCNERIAEKTRARHATGNFKMYRQPEKEDHLLS; encoded by the coding sequence ATGCGCGTAAAATGTGTTATTTGTGATACAGCTCAAAATATTGACAGTAACTCTTTGCAAGCTAAACGTATGAGAAACCGTAGAATTCATACATTCATGTGTACAAGCTGCAATGAGCGAATTGCTGAAAAAACTAGAGCTCGCCATGCTACTGGCAATTTTAAAATGTATCGTCAACCAGAAAAAGAAGATCATTTATTAAGCTAA
- a CDS encoding UPF0223 family protein, with amino-acid sequence MSSNYNYPLDTEYWSTEEIIDVVNFYHLVEQAYEKGVKQDDLMLAYKRFKQIVPSKSEEKKLGSQFEEESGYSIYRVMKEARNASSGQKVKM; translated from the coding sequence ATGAGTTCAAATTACAACTATCCCTTAGATACAGAATATTGGTCTACAGAAGAAATTATTGATGTTGTTAACTTTTATCACTTAGTGGAACAAGCCTATGAAAAAGGGGTGAAACAAGACGACCTCATGTTAGCTTATAAACGGTTTAAGCAGATTGTTCCTTCTAAAAGTGAGGAGAAGAAACTAGGCTCTCAATTTGAAGAAGAGTCTGGTTATTCCATTTATCGTGTAATGAAAGAAGCTCGCAATGCTTCTTCTGGTCAAAAGGTAAAAATGTAA
- the glsA gene encoding glutaminase A, translating to MNKKVSEEQLQEWLKQTEPLTSLGRVPDYIPALAKQDPENTAVGIFHLDGDCIGAGNIETTFTLQSISKVLALALALMDQGEDYVFSRVGMEPTGDPFNSIAKLEEEDPSKPLNPMINAGALAITNMIHGITPDEKVGRLLSLIHEMTNDNTIRYDEEVASSEFETSYLNRSLSFFMKQHHVIDGSVEELLDAYTKQCAICVNIKQLARIGAVFANLGKDIETGRQIIPKHLARICKTFMVTCGMYDASGSFAIRVGIPAKSGVSGAIVGALNGFGGIAVFGPALDEKGNSVVGMQLLETLSSRMDLSIF from the coding sequence ATGAACAAAAAAGTCTCTGAGGAACAATTACAGGAATGGCTGAAACAGACAGAACCATTAACCTCGTTAGGGCGTGTCCCTGATTACATACCTGCTTTAGCTAAGCAAGACCCCGAAAATACTGCTGTGGGCATATTTCATCTTGATGGCGACTGTATAGGAGCAGGGAATATAGAAACCACTTTTACATTGCAAAGCATCTCAAAGGTGTTGGCTTTAGCTTTAGCACTGATGGACCAGGGTGAAGATTATGTGTTTTCTAGAGTAGGTATGGAGCCAACAGGTGATCCTTTTAACTCTATTGCCAAGCTTGAAGAGGAAGACCCTTCCAAACCTTTGAATCCTATGATTAATGCAGGTGCTCTCGCCATCACAAATATGATTCATGGGATAACACCTGATGAGAAGGTAGGGCGTTTGCTAAGCTTAATTCATGAAATGACAAATGATAATACAATTCGATATGATGAAGAAGTGGCTTCATCAGAGTTCGAAACTTCCTATTTAAATCGCTCACTAAGCTTTTTTATGAAACAGCACCATGTCATTGATGGTAGCGTAGAAGAGTTACTTGATGCTTATACAAAACAATGTGCTATATGTGTAAATATTAAACAACTAGCAAGAATTGGAGCTGTATTTGCAAATCTAGGAAAAGACATAGAGACAGGTCGCCAAATCATTCCTAAACATTTGGCCCGCATATGCAAAACATTTATGGTTACTTGCGGGATGTATGATGCGTCTGGATCATTTGCGATTCGAGTTGGAATACCAGCAAAGAGTGGCGTTTCTGGAGCCATTGTAGGAGCATTAAATGGTTTTGGCGGGATAGCAGTATTTGGCCCTGCACTTGATGAAAAAGGGAATAGTGTGGTTGGTATGCAATTGCTTGAAACCTTATCTAGCCGAATGGATTTATCTATTTTTTAG
- a CDS encoding YlaN family protein, which produces MSSEVAVDHRQQAYDLLKADADKIARLIKVQMDNLTMPQCPLYEEVLDTQMFGLSREIDFAVRLGLIREEDGKALLENLEQEMNALHEASQKS; this is translated from the coding sequence ATGTCATCTGAAGTAGCTGTGGATCATCGTCAACAAGCTTATGACCTTCTTAAAGCTGATGCAGATAAAATTGCAAGGCTTATTAAAGTTCAGATGGATAACTTAACAATGCCGCAATGCCCTCTATATGAAGAGGTTTTAGATACACAAATGTTCGGACTATCCCGAGAAATTGACTTTGCTGTTCGTCTAGGTCTTATTCGTGAAGAGGACGGGAAAGCGCTTCTCGAAAATTTAGAGCAAGAAATGAATGCACTCCACGAAGCTTCACAAAAGTCATGA
- a CDS encoding YktB family protein → MATFNGFTQEDFDVFTIEGLENRMDALKSNVSPKLEAIAEELAPYITSLTGDEMHVHVAKHARRKTNPPNDTWAALASNKRGYKKLPHFQIGMWESHVFLWFAMIYESPIKEDYARVLDKHKEEVIDHIPADFVWSKDHTKPEGIPHKDLSKEDFQQLVDRLQNVKKAEILCGIHIDRNDVILEDRDAFINKCEETFKTLEYLYRLTKEID, encoded by the coding sequence GTGGCTACTTTTAATGGTTTTACACAAGAAGATTTTGATGTATTTACTATAGAAGGTTTAGAGAATCGAATGGATGCTCTTAAATCAAATGTTTCCCCTAAGTTAGAAGCAATCGCAGAAGAACTTGCTCCTTACATAACTTCCTTAACTGGAGATGAGATGCATGTTCACGTTGCAAAACACGCAAGACGTAAAACAAATCCTCCTAATGATACTTGGGCAGCATTAGCTAGCAACAAACGAGGATATAAGAAGCTTCCTCATTTCCAAATTGGCATGTGGGAAAGTCACGTTTTCCTTTGGTTTGCTATGATTTATGAGAGTCCAATAAAAGAAGATTACGCGAGAGTATTAGATAAGCACAAGGAAGAAGTGATCGACCATATCCCTGCTGATTTCGTATGGTCAAAAGATCACACAAAGCCTGAGGGCATTCCACATAAGGATCTTTCAAAGGAAGATTTCCAACAACTTGTCGACAGATTACAAAATGTAAAAAAAGCTGAAATCCTCTGTGGGATTCACATTGATCGAAACGATGTGATTTTAGAAGATCGTGATGCATTCATCAATAAATGTGAAGAAACGTTTAAAACTTTAGAATATCTATATCGTTTAACAAAAGAAATTGATTAA
- a CDS encoding YlaH-like family protein: MSVADSPITSYLFRNVNLNDESDVGQAIRAAIILYFIILALAIVTYKLGFAKKLPVLKSAVIYVVLALGCMMLTVLAIFGLPIAEGLMVSSLILGIYRFRLHNERKDTEA; encoded by the coding sequence ATGAGCGTAGCAGATTCGCCTATTACAAGTTATCTTTTTCGAAATGTTAACTTAAATGATGAAAGTGATGTTGGACAAGCCATTCGAGCAGCAATAATTCTCTATTTTATTATTCTAGCTCTAGCTATCGTTACATATAAATTAGGGTTCGCAAAAAAATTACCTGTATTAAAATCAGCAGTAATCTATGTAGTCCTCGCATTAGGTTGTATGATGCTAACGGTATTAGCCATATTTGGTTTACCAATTGCAGAAGGATTGATGGTATCATCTCTAATTTTAGGGATTTATCGCTTCAGGCTTCATAATGAGCGTAAGGACACAGAAGCATAA
- a CDS encoding DUF5325 family protein, with the protein MKKIDVPMLLLAILAVFCFMLVAVAISYKAYIWSFVILLLGFTVMGFGFTKKRKRRMSQSN; encoded by the coding sequence ATGAAAAAGATCGACGTACCCATGCTCTTATTAGCAATCCTTGCTGTCTTTTGCTTTATGCTCGTTGCCGTAGCCATCAGTTATAAAGCTTACATATGGTCTTTTGTTATTTTGTTATTAGGCTTTACAGTTATGGGCTTTGGCTTCACCAAAAAACGTAAACGTAGAATGTCTCAAAGTAACTAA